One Gossypium raimondii isolate GPD5lz chromosome 3, ASM2569854v1, whole genome shotgun sequence genomic window carries:
- the LOC105794179 gene encoding binding partner of ACD11 1, whose amino-acid sequence MNDFGYTVEVTGLPTKATEKDVHDFFAFSGTIEHVEIVRSGEYASTAYVTFKNAYSQETAVLLSGATILDQRIYISRWGQYEKEFDFWSPSRSQEDETSSRQPPLRSQFVSHAGEAVSFAQDVVKAMLGKGYVLGKDALSKAKTLDESHQVSATAAAKVAELSERIGLTDKICVGVDAVRSVDERYHVSENTESAISAAGRTAAAAANAVVSSSYFSKGALWVSGALDWAAKAAADIGNRGVHQ is encoded by the exons atgaatgattttgGATATACAGTGGAAGTGACTGGCCTGCCTACCAAAGCTACCGAGAAAGATGTCCATGATTTTTTCGCCTTCTCTGGTACCATTGAACACGTTGAAATTGTTAG GTCTGGTGAATATGCAAGCACTGCTTATGTGACATTCAAAAATGCTTATTCTCAGGAGACTGCTGTCTTGCTTAGT GGTGCAACAATTCTTGATCAACGTATATACATATCTCGCTGGGGGCAATATGAGAAGGAGTTTGATTTTTGGAGCCCTTCAAGAAGCCAAGAAGATGAAACAAGCTCAAGA CAACCTCCACTAAGAAGCCAATTTGTATCTCATGCTGGAGAAGCTGTTTCATTCGCTCAGGATGTTGTGAAAGCCATGTTGGGCAAGGGATATGTATTAGGCAAAGATGCTTTAAGCAAGGCCAAAACCCTTGATGAATCTCATCAAGTTTCGGCAACTGCTGCAGCTAAAGTTGCTGAACTGAGTGAGAGGATTGGCCTCACAGATAAAATCTGTGTGGGGGTTGATGCTGTTAGATCCGTGGATGAGAGGTACCATGTGTCTGAGAACACCGAATCAGCCATTTCGGCTGCAGGAAGAACTGCTGCAGCTGCTGCAAATGCTGTGGTCAGCAGCAGCTACTTTTCCAAAGGAGCTCTTTGGGTGTCAGGTGCGTTAGATTGGGCAGCTAAAGCAGCAGCTGACATAGGTAATCGTGGTGTTCATCAGTAA